The following proteins are encoded in a genomic region of Thalassophryne amazonica chromosome 5, fThaAma1.1, whole genome shotgun sequence:
- the LOC117509936 gene encoding E3 ubiquitin-protein ligase NEURL3-like, translating into MIRLSMGGRFAERSNENFKDGLVFSSRPLKVQEKVRLRVQNVLENWSGSLRVGFTNVPPTSRTLPLPNMAIPKLTNTPGHWAAPLSAVHCGPGSELEFWVSAGGSLYFTSNKSSQQELLTGVDLSKPLIREKGDVHTRKSCPVPEYLAPPDVDKDKHVPLHVQEPPSDAEMDCVVCMAEEATVTLNCGHQCLCVRCASRVIQEFGTCPLCRQTIQSPSVGGVVCSQRVPHNKTLSHSAGDLLKDWNKDRLKKTC; encoded by the exons ATGATCCGCCTCAGCATGGGGGGTCGATTCGCAGAGAGAAGTAACGAGAACTTCAAGGACGGTCTGGTGTTCAGCAGTCGCCCACTGAAGGTTCAGGAGAAGGTTCGTCTCAGAGTACAAAACGTTTTAGAAAACTGGAGTGGATCCCTGCGTGTGGGCTTCACCAACGTGCCTCCAACATCCAGAACTCTGCCTCTGCCCAACATGGCCATTCCTAAACTCACCAACACCCCTGGGCACTGGGCCGCTCCCCTAAGTGCAGTCCACTGTGGGCCTGGTTCAGAACTGGAGTTCTGGGTCTCTGCTGGTGGTTCCTTGTACTTCACAAGCAACAAGAGCAGCCAGCAGGAGCTTCTGACAGGAGTGGACCTGAGCAAACCCCT GATCAGAGAAAAAGGAGATGTTCACACCAGAAAGTCCTGTCCTGTGCCAGAATACCTCGCCCCGCCTGATGTTGACAAAGACAAGCACGTCCCATTACATGTCCAAGAACCTCCATCAG ACGCTGAAATGGACTGTGTGGTGTGCATGGCTGAAGAGGCCACAGTCACTCTGAACTGTGGTCACCAGTGTCTGTGTGTCCGCTGCGCCTCCAGAGTCATTCAGGAGTTTGGTACCTGCCCACTGTGTCGGCAGACGATCCAAAGTCCATCAGTGGGGGGGGTGGTGTGTTCTCAACGTGTTCCACACAACAAGACACTGTCACACAGTGCAGGTGACCTCTTGAAGGACTGGAACAAAGACAGACTGAAGAAAACGTGTTGA
- the LOC117510280 gene encoding E3 ubiquitin-protein ligase NEURL3-like: MIRLSMGGRFAERSNENFKDGLVFSSRPLKVQEKVRLRVQNVLENWSGSLRVGFTNVPPSSRTLPLPNVAIPKLTNTPGHWAAPLSAVHCGPGSELEFWVSAGGSLYFASNKSSQQELLTGVDLSKPLWAMIDIYGQTCSVFLLGSEKKEMFHTRKSCPVPEYLAPPDVDKDKHVPLHVQEPPSDAEMDCVVCMAEEATVTLNCGHQCLCVRCASRVIQEFGTCPLCRQTIQSPSVGGRCVLNVFHTTRHCHTVQVTS; the protein is encoded by the exons ATGATCCGCCTCAGCATGGGGGGTCGATTCGCAGAGAGAAGTAATGAGAACTTCAAGGACGGTCTGGTGTTCAGCAGTCGCCCACTGAAGGTTCAGGAGAAGGTTCGTCTCAGAGTACAAAACGTTTTAGAAAACTGGAGTGGATCCCTGCGTGTGGGCTTCACCAACGTGCCTCCATCATCCAGAACTCTGCCTCTGCCCAACGTGGCCATTCCTAAACTCACCAACACCCCTGGGCACTGGGCCGCTCCCCTAAGTGCAGTCCACTGTGGGCCTGGTTCAGAACTGGAGTTCTGGGTCTCTGCTGGTGGTTCCTTGTACTTTGCAAGCAACAAGAGCAGCCAGCAGGAGCTTCTGACAGGAGTGGACCTGAGCAAACCCCTGTGGGCCATGATCGATATCTACGGACAGACCTGCTCTGTTTTCTTACTGG GATCAGAGAAAAAGGAGATGTTTCACACCAGAAAGTCCTGTCCTGTGCCAGAATACCTCGCCCCGCCTGATGTTGACAAAGACAAGCACGTCCCATTACATGTCCAAGAACCTCCATCAG ACGCTGAAATGGACTGTGTGGTGTGCATGGCTGAAGAGGCCACAGTCACTCTGAACTGTGGTCACCAGTGTCTGTGTGTCCGCTGCGCCTCCAGAGTCATTCAGGAGTTTGGTACCTGCCCACTGTGTCGGCAGACGATCCAAAGTCCATCAGTGGGGGGGCGGTGTGTTCTCAACGTGTTCCACACAACAAGACACTGTCACACAGTGCAGGTGACCTCTTGA